caattaactgttGTTCCTTGTTAAAAGTAAGTTTGTGGAATGTCtgtcttaatgcgtttgagccgatcagttgtttttgtgacaaggtagggttggtatacagaagatagcctatttggtaaaagacccaagtccatattatggcaagaacagctcaaagagaaacgacagtccattacttgaAGACACTGAGTTCAGTCAGTCCTGTTTCTTTAAGTGAAGTCTCaaaatgatgaaactggctcttatgaggaccgccacaggaaaggaagacccagagttacctctgctgcagtggaTAAGTTTATTAGacttaccagcttcagaaattgcatcccaaataaatgcccTCATGGAGTTTAAGacgacacatctcaacatcaactgttcagaggagactgtgtgaatcaggtttTCGTGGTTGACTTGTTGCAACgaaaccactaaaggacaccaataagaaggcttgcttggggcaagaaactcaagcaatggacattagaccggtggaaatttgtccttttggtctgagtccagaattgagatttttggttccaaccgctgtgtcttagAGACTCAGATTGAagtgaaaggatgatctctgcgtgtgtggttcccacgtgaagcatggaggaggagatgtgatggtgtgggggtgatttgctggtgacactgtctgatttatttagaattcaaggcacacttaaccagaatggctaccacagctttctgcagcaatacgccatcccatctgggtttgcgcttagtggaacaatttgtttttcaacaggacaatgacccaacagacatccaggctgtgtaagggctatttgaccaagaaggagagtgattgagtgctgcgtcaacctggcctccataatcatctgacctcaacccaatttgagatggtttgggatgaattggaccgaaGAGTGAAATGGTGCTtttccaacaagtgctcagcatatgttggaactccttcaagactgttggaattccaggtgaagctggttgagggaatgccaagagtgtgcaaagctgtcatcaaggaaaaatgGCTACTTTGACAGTCtaactgttttggttactacatgattccatatgtgttatttaatagttttgctGACTACACTATTAtactgcaatgtagaaaatagtacaaataaagaaaccctggaatgaatgtgtcaacttttgactggtactgtacttatTGACTTCTGAGGGGTCAACGTTCAACCACTGTTCTTTGATTCAGATTGATGTCATGCTATCAGACATGTCAGTCTCATCTAAAACATGCAGTCAGGAAGGCATAATGACTACTTCTGTCTTCTTTAGAATGTCTTTCTTTGCTCCCACACCCAttttattctctctcctctctgtccccgatcTGTCCATTGATCGCAACCACAAGTAACTCTTGTCCTTTCTTTAAAGAAACGTAACGGTGTGGGTGCGTTTTAGTCGTGGCAGTCAGCTGATTTGAGTTTCAGCTCATCGCCTTTAATGCCTCTCACACATGCGCCATGCTGTCCCATCCGCAGGTGGTACGTGAAGTAATGGGCTTAGAGAGAGGCCCACAAATCTGGGCTCCTTCTGCTAActtgttacccccccccccctaaacatGATCGCTTGTGTACATTTTCTGTTGCCCTGAAGTGTcctgacctgtctctctctccctgtagaaCCCCAGTGGTGTGTATACAGGGTTCATCAAGGTGCAGTTGGAGCTGAGGAGACCCATCACTGTacgaggaggtgggggaggagaggaggccttCTACCTCCCCCAGGGGGCGACTAACACTCTTCACATCAGCTCCAACAACACCATACGACAGGTGGGTCTCTCACACAGTTAAGGTCAACCTGCTTGCAGTGATTTGTAGAAAATGGCTATAATTCTATATGAACGCTGATGCTAGTCTTTATCGTGAATGTTGATTTATCAGGTGATCCAGGCCCTGTTGACCAAGTTCACCGTAGCTGACAACCCTGCTAAATATGCCCTGTACAAACGCTGCCGCAGGGAGGAGCAAGGTAAGTGTCTTTCTGGCTAGAGGAGAGACTAGCTGGTTTGTCATGCCATAGATGCCAGACTGTGTTAACTGGCAGGATGGCATGCATGCCAGAACTGGGCTGGTGTCTGAACATGGTGTGTGTGGAGTGTATTCATGAGTGCGAGTGTGTCGGTATCTATAGGGTCAGGATGTGACTTTCTAGACTCCTCGCCCTCATGTTGCTGAATGCCACAGGGCTGTCCCCACACACATTGTGTTTCATCCCTGTGTCTGGAATACCCCGGCagggcagcacacacacacacacacacacacacacacacacacacacacacacacacacacacacacacacacagcatgtccAGCAGCAGCTGCTCTCCAACCCGCCAGCCTTTGGAGAGAAACCCAACTGGTTTCAGTACAGGTTATAGTAGCACCTGGGTCTTGGTCTTCTCTCCCCCACCTACTGTTACTACAGTTCTTCCTGTGTTAGGGCTCTGCTAGATACGATTGATAGGGAAGATCACTGGCGGGGTTCAGCCTAGACCTTAACCCGGGTTTGAGACCGCCAGCAGATGAGCAAAATGGATCAGTCCCTGCTCCCTATACCACAGAGCAGGAGATTAGCCCCTCTTACTGAAGACTGGGTGGGGGTCGGGAATAGGAGTGCAGGTAGGTTATGGTTTTGtttgtgaaatgtcagacttcCAGCCAAGTAGCAGTGCTGACTGCAGTCTGTCACGGTCTGTCTAATCTCTTCTCACACTGTTGTGTAATCTGACAGCTCTTCATTATGTCAAGGGAAAGGCACACACGCTATCCCCGACCTCTAGGACAGTGTGGCTCAGATGCTAGCTCTGACGTCGTGGTGTTTTCCCCTCGGTAAATGAAGAGGGGAGGGCTGAGCCTGTTAATGAGATGGTCTGTCTAGACAGAGCCATTACTGTGGTCCAATTAAAAACAGTTTAGTTCCACTAGCTGATAAATACCCTCAGACAGATACACAGCAGCACCCCCTGGGTGGAGTAGGCctaagggggagggggggcataGACTCGGTTTGTAATGGTCAGGATTTGTACCGTCAACTGACCCTAGATCTGTTACTGTGACGTATGAGGAAGGGTAAATGTTTGCATGTCTATGTAACGTATGGCCCCTTCTGATGTTGGGAGCTTAAAGCCCCTGCCTGCAGCAAGAAATACCATGGTGATGTCAGAATCCGGTGTGCCATGTAATGCGGTTCTCTCCCAGTCCCACTGAGATGGACGGTTAAAGTACTGTACCGCCACGGCACCACCTGTTACATAGTTGGTCTCTTTCACCAATTGGGTTTTAATGGGGTTAGGTATAGGCTGGCTAGGCCTAGCAGGCAGGAACCTCCACTGTAGAGGGACAGGCTGGGAACATGTGCTGGTGTCTCTGGATAAGGAGCATGCGGGAGGGTTGAGGGCTGCCTATTGACTGACTCTCGTGAAAGACTTCTGTCTCTGATCTGACAGGGCTGCTGTGGTTATTTACCCGTGTGCATTTGTTTGTGTGCCCTTACCCCTTTGGCATGGAGCCAAGACTTTTATCCAGGGTTGTtttccatgcacacacaccactttGGCCTATCCCCAGTTTCCCAAGCTCTCATTAGTCAGTGTTTTACAGCACGTCTTCCCCCTGACTCAACACTGAACCCCTTTGTAGAATGTCCAATGATCATGCCTTATAACCACTGCATATTATGGCACTGATGTTCTAGCTTGTGTGTTTTTCCTCCTGCAGTGTACATGTGTAAGCTGTCGGAGGGAGAGCATCCGTTGTTCCTGCGTCTGCTAGCAGGTCCCAACACCGACACACTAGGCTTCGTCCTGAGAGAACAGCAGACTGGCGAGGTCATGGTAAGACGCACACGgaactcccacacacacactaaacacactctcactctctgtatTAACCGTACTCCTCTCTCTTCCAGTGGGAAGCGTTCTCCATCCCAGAGTTGAGTAACTTCCTGAGGATGCTGGAGAAGGAGGAGACAGAGCGGGTGTGTTCCGTGATGCGTCGCTACGACAACTACAGACTCAAACTGCAGGAGGCCATGAGCGCAGCAGGGGGGCCGGAGTAACTACTgcccctggaggagaggaggagagagggctgggaacCAAAAGCCAGTCTGGGGGACACTGAGGGGGaaactggagagagacagacagctggaATTAACTCCAGATTGTACCAGTGGACCCTGTGTGCAATACACTGGATGGACAATAGAGGGCAGCAGAGGGCAGTGGTTCCACTGCAGTCAGCCTGGACTTGATTCAGGAGCACTCAAGTGACTAGCTCCATGTCTTTACTGAGTAGGCCTACACCCTGTGTGCCATGTTCACTCTTCTGTTCACTCTCTTCCCATCCTTCTGGTTAGTGCATTCTCTCtagttgtgtttttattttagaATGACCTTTTTGAACGTGAATGATTCAAACCCCAAAATAATTGATTCAATTTATTTGTACTTTCTATTTAATTGGATGCGTTGGTTTGTACATATTGTCGTTTTAATTTATGTGGGTGACGCTTTGTACTGTTTCTTTGCTGAAATGGTTTTATTGTGTTCAATGAAGGCGTGGCAGCAATCCAACCCCTACAGGGACCTAGTGAGCTCATTTATTTCTCTCACAGGGGCGcacagaaaacacattggcaACAAAGGCTAGACTGGTTTATGGAATTGACTCTGTATTAAAGGTAACTGAGAGATGGAGAAGATGAGTGATTGTGTTTAAACTGAGGGTTGTGATGCTCTTGAAAGGAGAAGAACATTTGGTGTAGAGTCTGAGAGTCACAAGCTGTTTAGGGGTCAGAATGGGAGTGTTACAGCTTGTGACCAGACTGACATGTAGTGGAGTTTGAGCTGACCTCTGGACATGCCGTGAGAATGGAAAGATTTTAGGAAGTTGACTAATGGTTTTAGAGGAGGTAGAGAAGAAACGTAGAAAGCTGTGTAAGAAAAACATGAGAAATTAAATGGATGTGACAAACGAGGGTTTTTGGAGTTCCGTGTTAAGAGTTTGTTGATGCCGAGAAAGTTCAGGGCCTAGTTTAAACCACCTCTGTTGGAGCCAGTGCCAGGCCTGTGGCCACAGATAACATGTTTAGGAATAGCAGCGAATGACAATGGCTATATTGTTCCTGTTCCTCTGGTATTCATTTAACATGGCTACGTCTGTCCTAATCTGCTGTAGGGCTGGTAAGATCAATGCTTTAAATCAGCCTTCCATTGCACCAGCATGGGAACTCTGAACCCTGAAGCAAAGCTGCATGTGACATGCTCTGCATGGATGTGCTAACAGACCAAAGAAACTAGTCTGTAATCGTGGAGGTGAAGTCACATGACCATGTGTTCATCAGTCTCCTAGACTAGGAGAGAGGCTAGAACTTGTTGCTCTGAGAAGTTCTCACAttttgcctctctgtctctcagtactgtatgtacatcTCTACCAGGGTTCTATTTATCTTCTGGcagtcatggggggggggggtcatttgaACCGAGACTGTCCATCTATTGCAAAGTACAATCATTTCAATGGACAGAGCAACAAGTGAGTGCATTTTGGGCCATCAACCCTCAGCACCTTATCAAAACACACTGACCAAATGCAAGAATATATGTTGAATTGGCATGTTTAAAAGCCTTGTTGTTTATCAGTACTATATGACGTTTTTCCGATGGTACTGCATTATTTGCCATGTTTATCTCTATAGAAGAGTAGTGGTGTGGTTATATAGCCCCACCTTATGGATATATGCTGTAACTGTCCTCTCGGTCTTCACCTGCATCAAACTGTTTATCTAAAGCCTGTTGGTGATATGATGTGGTGTTGCTTTCTCTTTTTCTGTTCTATAACTGAAGATATTCTAAAATGTTTAGATTTATTTTAGGTTTTGCCTGGTGCAAGCTCTTAGAGGCCTCGTAAAAATTGAGGGAAGATGTTATAGCTAGAGTTTTTAAGGGGTTACACACCCTGAACTTAATTTGTTTAATCACTGTTAATGAAGTTAGATATGGTAAAATCTATCATATTTTAGATCCTAAAGCCATTATTTTCTTTTGTAAGCCTTGCTAGATGGTTTTGCAAAGCACAGTGTTACATTGACAGATACCACTGGCTCTGTGTTAGCTAGTTAGAGGTCTGCACATCTCAGCATCAGGGCTTTGAACCAGACCAGTTCATATCTATCTCCAGCGCTCCTATCGGACCAGTTTACTGTCTACTGAAGCTTCTGGGTACTTTACCTTTTTAATTCAGGGATTTTTCTTTTCTCCATTTACCAGATGCCGATCTTCCACTATTCTAATTCTAGACAATGTTTCATAATTAGGCCTTTCTTATTGAAATACAAGTGGCTTTTATGAAAGATGTTAggtgtttctaaaacttgatatTTATACAAGCTCCTGTATGATTTGTTAGACTGTGAAAGTTGGTTTATCTTCAATTTGTGTCATGTTATGGGCGGTGCTGTCTGGTTGGCTTTTACATCTGTAGGAATATGACTGCTAAGGTAACCCATATAAATATACTGTAATGCATGCATTATCTACTCTaatgcatataggcctactatgTGGCTTCCATGGAACCGTAGGCCAGTACTGTTGAACTTGGAAATGTATGAACAATTTATATAGATATTCGTAAACTAGATAGTTATGCATCTATTTGCCAAAGAttgccccccccctctgtctcttaaGCTATGCTCTTGTTATGTTCTATGCTGCAGTGCTATATGCACACACTAAGATCTATACCTGGAATGATTCTGCTGACAGGGTTAGTTATGGTTCAGTACCAAGATGTGGATGAACACAGCAGCTGTGGGCACAGCTTGGAGGAGACAGGATGCAACTAACATGTTATAATGAAAAGGACTTTGCTATATTCTATTTATATTATTGATGATGCAGGTTTATTTTTGTAGGTGACTGTTTATTTTTGGATTGTTACCAAATGTGGCCTTTACTTCTCTAAAGGACTGAATTCATCTATTAAAGtttaaattgtaaaaaataaaaagagtaTTGGTGAATCCACTGGTCTGGTCACTGAATCGAACATGCAGAACTATAATGACGAGACCTAACTGCACTTCTATAGGCAGCTCCTAAAGGGGTAAGCAGCAGTTGCTACATAAGATGATGTATTCGTCCACGGTCCAGTACACATAGCGGTACTTGGGGTAGTTCATTCAGGTGTTGCAGAACAAGGGCTGTGCAGCATAGCAGGAGCATCTGCAGCAATAGGTCGACAAGACAGCGGTCGCCCAGGTGTATGTCATCTGCTCATAGATCTCAGGTTTCTACACCAACATGTCTTGGCCTGTGTACCCGGGATCTCAATCTTCAGAGGGTCTCTGGCGTGACCTTCTTCCTGTGGACTTCGGAGGCTGTGCCAGTGTCAAGCGGGCTCTTCATCATCCCGCATATCTCTGCATTCAGGTCCTTGGTGTAGGTGGCTGTGACCTCCAGAGCTCAAACCGTACAGGTCCTGCTCTCCTTTCTCTGAGACCGAATAGCATCTCGTTAATGTTATTGGGAGGGCTCTCTAGGGACTGGGCATGGGCCGGCCAGACCATCTCATCAATTGTATGCATTTAATCACTTTCAAATTAATTTACGGAGCTATGAATGTTATAACAGACAATCCGTGattatacatttgtttacattgaccttgtttacaaacattggagtaaagcAAATTTATATTTGGGGTTCTTACAGCACAGTTAAAGGGAAACTCCACCACTTATCaacttattttgtattatttccagcacaataccagtgttAATATGTGAAACGGCGCATTGCTATGTTTTGTTGAAAAAGTGATTTTCAAATGGTGAGATTTGCGGTGACAGGGAGCATGAAAATACCCTCCCTTGGGCTAGAAACTCTTTGCAGGTTTTGAAAATCtgttttttacttttaatcctaccCTGTGATATCACAAagaatctttttttaaatggatAATAGAAGCACACCGTTTACACAgtatgtagacactggtttggTGCCGCAGATGATGAATATGAGGTTAATGAggttaaactaagctcatgaagcatttataggttacattcttcaagaatcaatgggtatatatcattcaTAAATCCAACAATGGATGTAGACTGAAATTGTTGCTTTTGCGTAAAATAGTTCAAAGGTtttactgacttacagttcatattaggaaatcagtcaattaaaaataagtaattgggccctaatctatggattacaTATGACTGGCAACacatatgcatatgttggtcacatctcttttttttaaatggtaggggagtggatcagaaagaaaccagtcagtatccggtgtgaccaccatttgcctcatgcattgCGACACATcccctttgcatagagttgatcaggctgttgattgtggcccgtGGAATGCTTTCCCTCAACACTTCAATGGCtctgcgaagttgctggatattggcgggaactggaacacgtcgatccagagcatcccaaacatgcttaatgggtgacatgtctgagtatgcaggccatggaaatgTGTACAGATCgttacgacaatgggcctcaggatctcgtcaaggtATTTCAAATGACCATTGATGAAATGCAATTGTGCtcattgtccgtagtttatgcctggccataccataatcccaccacAACCGTGGGACTGTTCACAGCTTTGACATTGGCAAGCTGCTCGCCCACAAGACACCATACAGGTGGTCTGTGATTGTGAGGCTGGACGtcctgacaaattctctaaaacgatgttggaggcggcttatgatagagaattgtacattcaattgtctggcaacagctctggtggatatttctgcagtcagcatgccaattatcCGCTCCCTcagcttgagacatctgtggcgttgtgtaaTGAAACCACACATTTTAGTTGCCTTTTatggtccccagcacaagatgtacctgtgtaatgatcatgctgtttactcagcttcttgaaatgccacacctgtcagatgaatggattatcttttcaaaagagaaatgctcactaacatatggaccatttctgggatcttttatttcagttcattaaacatgggaccaaaactttacatttTTGTTGAGTGTGTATCTATAtaacatttagcagacacttttacccATAGCAACTTAGTCATGTGTGCATAACATGTTTAAGTATGGTGGTCCTGGGAATTGAACTCACTCTCCCGGCGTAGCAAGCGCCATGCATtacccactgagctacagatgatcTTCATGATGTCCATAATCAGGGCATGAAAAGAACATATCCATCAAGGCACCCCCAAAATAAATCGGCAGTATTACTTTTTGACTGCTATGAGGTTGCAGGTCCATAAGTCCATGCCTTGCATATGCAGGCACATGCACAGATCGAGGTCTGGGTACCTGAGCACCTGCCCTTCTGAAAAGTGCCCTTTCAGACTGgtgctgtttttttttcttcagttttaGGGCTTTATTCAATCTGTATCACTGAAGAGTTACAGATTGTGTGATAGACTGGTAAAATATCTTTATAGTTCTATATTCCCTTTTGTTATAGAATTGTAGGCTGTGAGACTAGAGGATCTCCTATCTAAAAACACTGACCCCTTGTGGTCTGAATTTTGCCTTTGACCTCAGGCAATTTTTTGGAACAAATATGAACATATCCTTTCCTCAGCTTGCACTTAAGATGTTACCTTTGTTGATGATGCTTATGCATTATGTCTCAACCACAAGACTACATGTAACAAAGATTAAATTACatggaaacattgaaatacacaatatatacaaaacagtggcggtcagtgccatttaagatgagggagggggATTTTTGTTTTTCATgaccatggccttatttctattatagtatattggatgactctcattcatattccattcacccagttcaatgtaatagcgataggtttaggttactacatgatactcaaatgttcCCCTATACCGgtcatgaggttgctacagccaagcctatgaatgaaagtttacaacgtaggtgcacacaggtcgagagacaaatttgaggtgacagacggtgacattcaatactgcctttcacactcttgcctgcatcaagctgatctagggtgtaatcagtagaccaacagttgcaaacgagagtttctattggacaaattctgaTCCCTGTtttttgcttctgtttaagaaacatttttcaaccgACTCAACAGAAATACATCCCTGATTACAAGTAAACACTGTTTGCTTtgatagcagccacgttgtattccttctcgcatctctcctcctctcacctcttcccttcacttgtggacttcaatgcacaacacatcagctgtatgtgacctgCCGAataacctttccaagccaaacctgtACACACATTGTtatcaccatattagctaaagtaacgtcaaaGTCAGCATATCTAATAGAACTAAcctgttagtaaacccgctagaATCAGTAACgttagtgtacagtcagtaagcagttacaccggtggcaataaattagtaataccaaaagcttaccttgacttggtagagttccagtgttgtgttggaaagtcatagccagctagctaacaaagCATCCCTCTGGTTGAgaagggtgtttcagtaggctaaactagctagcagcATTGGCTAgctagtttcctaggaacgcgaagcgaggcggccatctctgtcggcgccggaagtactttttttttaacaaggctaatctgaaaacaagactccctaaattttatcagcatatcgattgcacaaccaggggtggaaagaccctggatcattgttactctaacttccgcgacgcatataaggccctgccccgcccccctttcggaaaagctgaccacgactccattttgttgatccctgcctacagacggaaactaaaacaagaagctcccacgctgaggtctgtccaacgctggtccgaccaagctgactccacactccaagactgcttccatcacgtggactgggagatgtttcgtattgcgtcagataacaacattgacgaatacgctgattcggtgtgcgagttcattagaacgtgcgttgaagatgtcgttcccatagcaacgattaaaacattccctaaccagaaaccgtggattgatggcagcattcgtgtggaactgaaggcgcgaaccactgcttttaatcagggcaaagtgtctggtgacatgactgaatacaaacagtgcagctattccctccgcaaggctatcaaacaagctaagcgccagtacagagacaaagtagaatctcaattcaacggctcagacacaagaggcatgtggcagggtctacagtcaatcacggactacaggaagaaacccagcccagtcacggaccaggatgtcttgctcccaggcagactaaataacttttttgcccgctttgaggacaatacagtgccactgacacggcctgcaacgaaaacatgcgggctctccttcactgcagccgaagtgagtaagacatttagacgtgttaaccctcgcaaggctgcaggcccagacggcatccccagccgcgccctcagagcatgcgcagaccagctggccggtgtgtttacggacatattcaatcaatccctataccagtctgctgttcccacatgcttcaagagggccaccattgttcctgttcccaagaaagctaaggtaactgagctaaacgactaccgccccgtagcactcacttccgtcatcatgaagtgcttcgagagactagtcaaggaccatatcacctccaccctacctgacacccttgacccactccaatttgcttaccgcccaaataggtccacagacgatgcaatctcaaccacactgcacactgccctaacccatctggacaagaggaatacctatgtgagaatgctgttcatcgactacagctcggcattcaacaccatagtaccctccaagctcgtcatcaagctcgagaccctgggtctcgaccccgccctgtgcaactgggtactggacttcctgacgggccgcccccaggtggtgagggtaggcaacaacatctcctccccgctgatcctcaacactggggccccacaagggtgcgttctgagccctctcctgtactccctgttcacccacgactgcgtggccatgcacgcctccaactcaatcatcaagtttgcggacgacacaacagtggtaggcttgattaccaataacgacgagacggcctacagggaggaggtgagggccctcggagtgtggtgtcaggaaaataacctcacactcaacgtcaacaaaactaaggagatgattgtggacttcaggaaacagcagagggaacacccccccccatccacatcgatggaacagtagtggagagggtagcaagttttaagttcctcggcatacacatcacagacaaactgaattggtccactcacacagacagcatcgtgaggaaggcgcagcagcgcctcttcaacctcaggaggctgaagaaattcggcttgtcaccaaaagcactcacaaacttctacagatgcacaatcgagagcatcctggcgggctgtatcaccgcctggtatggcaactgcaccgccctcaaccgtaaggctctccagagggtagtgaggtctgcacaacgcatcaccgggggcaaactacctgccctccaggacacctacaccacccgatgctacaggaaggccataaagatcatcaaggacatcaaccacccgagccactgcctgttcaccccgctgtcatccagaaggcgaggtcagtacaggtgcatcaaagctgggaccgagagactgaaaaacagcttctatctca
Above is a genomic segment from Oncorhynchus kisutch isolate 150728-3 linkage group LG19, Okis_V2, whole genome shotgun sequence containing:
- the LOC109864338 gene encoding ras association domain-containing protein 3 isoform X2, which encodes MTWTSTMSSGYSSLEEDSEEYFFTARTSFFKKPSGKPTQCKDVAQERELRTHLSREEIRQKVELYNNSSKDHLKMTLNPSGVYTGFIKVQLELRRPITVRGGGGGEEAFYLPQGATNTLHISSNNTIRQVIQALLTKFTVADNPAKYALYKRCRREEQVYMCKLSEGEHPLFLRLLAGPNTDTLGFVLREQQTGEVMWEAFSIPELSNFLRMLEKEETERVCSVMRRYDNYRLKLQEAMSAAGGPE